The proteins below are encoded in one region of Apium graveolens cultivar Ventura chromosome 4, ASM990537v1, whole genome shotgun sequence:
- the LOC141716658 gene encoding uncharacterized protein LOC141716658, with amino-acid sequence MATMTELPYELLCYIIILLVQSPGGAADFARIVSVCRNFILFTQDERILKAINFDIKMELKNFKRYQHIDSLLVKCSEARNVAAQFLLGKVILVSSSQLLLVDWQKVEHDFHPCDSATLSELRCILATNVPTQDHEVGSFMEYFLPEQESDSEVSETRLVHYQLVKVFLIHGSYHDLAEMSVFLKSYIQFFTSVTDEDGPLLQSIKALVSEADNFRRVEKRYMLFSRRISGCECISNALNRNIGIMKRFFEVSRAQTVRIFEQNLG; translated from the exons ATGGCAACAATGACAGAGCTGCCCTATGAGCTCCTCTGTTACATTATCATTTTGTTGGTGCAGTCGCCAGGCGGAGCGGCTGATTTTGCAAGGATCGTTTCTGT TTGCAGAAACTTTATTTTGTTCACGCAAGATGAACGTATCCTTAAGGCTATCAACTTTGATATAAAGATGGAACTTAAGAATTTTAAACGGTATCAGCACATAGACAGTCTTCTAGTGAAATGTTCTGAAGCTCGAAATGTAGCTGCTCAGTTTTTGCTAGGGAAG GTAATACTGGTGAGCTCTTCTCAGCTATTACTTGTTGACTGGCAGAAAGTAGAACATGATTTCCATCCTTGTGATTCCGCAACACTAAGTGAGCTTCGTTGTATTCTTGCCACAAATGTTCCCACTCAGGACCATGAAGTTGGCTCTTTTATGGAGTACTTTTTACCTGAACAAGAATCTGATAGTGAAGTCTCAGAGACAAGATTGGTTCACTACCAGCTTGTTAAGGTGTTCTTGATTCATGGCAGCTATCATGACTTGGCTGAAATGTCTGTTTTCTTAAAGAGTTATATACAGTTCTTCACCAGTGTTACCGACGAAGACGGCCCCCTCCTCCAAAGCATCAAAGCTCTTGTTTCTGAAGCTGATAATTTCAGACGTGTTGAGAAGCGGTACATGTTATTCAGCCGCCGTATTTCAGGTTGTGAATGCATATCGAATGCTCTTAATAGGAATATTGGTATTATGAAAAGATTTTTCGAAGTATCCAGAGCCCAGACAGTTCGCATCTTTGAACAAAATTTGGGATAG